Proteins from a single region of Stigmatella erecta:
- a CDS encoding MFS transporter: MRGMTALAMPGVRQRLRSIFGGSVGNLIEWYDFYIYSAFSLYFAKAFFPSGNPIVEQLNTAGVFALGFLVRPVGGWVMGLYADLRGRRAALTLSVTLMCLGSLVIALCPTYEQVGVAAPMVLVLARLLQGLSLGGEYGTSATYLSEVATSRHRGFYSSFQYVTLIMGQLLATLTLLLLQRLVLTHGQLEAWGWRIPFVCGAALAVFGFYMRRNMVETEAFQAEAAKHPVRHPMRELLSHPREIALVVGLTLGGTLAFYTYTVYMQKFLVNSVGLTRDQATLISVASLFFYMLLQPVFGLLSDKVGRKPVLLWFGVMGTLCTVPLLTALTRTRDAFTAFLLVMAALVIVSGYTSINAVVKAELFPANIRALGVGLPYALTVSLFGGTAEYLGTWLKLAGHEAWFFWYVTTCILCSLFVYLFMRDTQREHRFG, translated from the coding sequence ATGCGCGGCATGACGGCCCTTGCGATGCCCGGGGTGCGCCAGCGGCTGCGCTCCATCTTCGGCGGCTCGGTGGGCAACCTCATCGAGTGGTACGACTTCTACATCTACTCGGCGTTCTCGCTGTACTTCGCCAAGGCGTTCTTTCCGAGCGGCAACCCCATCGTCGAGCAGCTCAACACCGCGGGGGTGTTCGCCCTGGGCTTCCTGGTGCGCCCCGTGGGCGGCTGGGTCATGGGGCTCTACGCGGACCTCCGGGGACGGCGCGCCGCGTTGACGCTGTCCGTCACGCTGATGTGCCTGGGCTCGCTCGTCATCGCGCTCTGCCCGACATATGAGCAGGTGGGCGTGGCGGCGCCGATGGTGCTCGTGCTGGCGCGGCTGCTACAGGGGCTGTCGCTGGGCGGGGAGTATGGCACCAGCGCGACGTACCTGAGCGAGGTGGCCACCTCGCGCCACCGCGGCTTCTACAGCTCCTTCCAGTACGTCACGCTCATCATGGGCCAGCTGCTGGCCACGCTGACGTTGCTGCTGCTGCAGCGCCTGGTGCTCACCCATGGGCAACTCGAGGCCTGGGGGTGGCGCATCCCGTTCGTGTGCGGGGCGGCCCTGGCGGTCTTCGGCTTCTACATGCGCAGGAACATGGTGGAGACGGAGGCATTCCAGGCGGAGGCGGCGAAGCACCCGGTGCGCCACCCCATGCGGGAGCTGCTGAGCCACCCCCGGGAGATCGCCCTCGTGGTGGGGCTGACCCTGGGCGGCACCCTCGCCTTCTACACATACACCGTCTACATGCAGAAGTTCCTGGTGAACTCGGTGGGGCTCACGCGGGATCAGGCCACGCTCATCTCGGTGGCGTCGCTGTTCTTCTACATGCTGTTGCAGCCGGTGTTCGGCCTGCTGTCCGACAAGGTGGGGCGCAAGCCGGTGCTGCTGTGGTTCGGGGTGATGGGCACGCTGTGCACGGTGCCCCTGCTGACGGCGCTGACACGCACGCGGGATGCGTTCACGGCGTTCCTGCTGGTGATGGCGGCGCTGGTCATCGTCTCGGGCTACACGTCCATCAACGCCGTGGTGAAGGCGGAGCTGTTCCCGGCGAACATCCGCGCCCTGGGCGTGGGGCTGCCCTACGCGCTGACGGTCTCCCTGTTCGGAGGAACGGCCGAGTACCTGGGCACGTGGCTGAAGCTGGCGGGCCATGAGGCGTGGTTCTTCTGGTACGTCACCACCTGCATCCTGTGCTCGCTGTTCGTCTATCTGTTCATGCGCGACACGCAGCGGGAGCACCGGTTCGGCTGA
- a CDS encoding acyl-CoA carboxylase subunit beta translates to MSYDQKLLEKIAAVEKGGAEKYHAKNRETGKLFARERIRLLVDADSFVEDAKLANNEDPELPSDGVMTGLGKVAGRPVAIMANDSTVKAGSWGARTVEKILRIQETARAMRCPLFYLVDSAGARITDQIEMFPGRRGAGRIFYNEVHLSGFVPQVCLLFGPSAAGGAYIPAFCDLVIMVDGNASMYLGSPRMAEMVIGEKVTLEEMGGAKMHCSVSGCGDVLVKTEPEAIEAAKQYLSFFPENFSQPAPQVAPKAPKASGKRVEEIIPADQNKPFDMHALIQELIDEGSWFEVKKLFAQELITGLARIGGRPVGIVANQPKYKGGVLFVDSADKAARFIWLCDAFNIPLLYLADVPGFMIGTKVERAGIIRSGAKMISAVSEASVPRICVVVRKAYGAGLYAMSGPGFAPSATLALPQAMIAVMGPEAAVNAVYFNKIQEKPEAERAAYVQQLRDEYRADVDIAKLASELVVDEVIPGERLRQELDRRFELYARSNAPRQEKKHGVHPV, encoded by the coding sequence ATGTCCTACGACCAGAAGCTTCTCGAGAAGATCGCCGCAGTAGAGAAGGGCGGCGCGGAGAAGTACCACGCGAAGAACCGCGAGACGGGCAAGCTGTTCGCGCGCGAGCGCATCCGGCTGCTCGTGGACGCGGACTCCTTCGTCGAGGATGCGAAGCTCGCCAACAACGAGGATCCGGAGCTGCCCTCCGACGGGGTGATGACCGGCCTGGGCAAGGTGGCCGGCCGCCCCGTGGCCATCATGGCCAACGACTCCACCGTGAAGGCGGGCAGCTGGGGCGCCCGCACCGTGGAGAAGATCCTCCGCATCCAGGAGACGGCGCGCGCCATGCGCTGCCCGCTGTTCTACCTGGTGGACTCCGCCGGGGCGCGCATCACCGACCAGATCGAGATGTTCCCGGGCCGCCGGGGCGCCGGGCGCATCTTCTATAATGAGGTGCACCTGTCCGGGTTCGTGCCCCAGGTGTGCCTGCTCTTCGGCCCCTCGGCGGCTGGGGGGGCCTACATCCCCGCCTTCTGTGACCTGGTCATCATGGTGGACGGCAACGCCTCCATGTACCTGGGCAGCCCGCGCATGGCGGAGATGGTCATCGGCGAGAAGGTGACGCTGGAGGAGATGGGCGGGGCGAAGATGCACTGCTCCGTGTCGGGGTGCGGCGACGTGCTGGTGAAGACGGAGCCGGAGGCCATCGAGGCGGCCAAGCAGTACCTCTCGTTCTTCCCGGAGAACTTCAGCCAGCCTGCGCCCCAGGTGGCGCCCAAGGCCCCCAAGGCGAGCGGCAAGCGGGTGGAGGAGATCATCCCCGCGGACCAGAACAAGCCCTTCGACATGCACGCCCTCATCCAGGAGCTCATCGACGAGGGGAGCTGGTTCGAGGTGAAGAAGCTCTTCGCCCAGGAATTGATCACCGGCCTGGCGCGCATCGGCGGCCGGCCCGTGGGCATCGTCGCCAACCAGCCCAAGTACAAGGGTGGGGTGCTCTTCGTGGACTCGGCGGACAAGGCCGCGCGCTTCATCTGGCTGTGCGATGCCTTCAACATCCCGCTGCTCTACCTGGCGGACGTGCCGGGGTTCATGATCGGCACCAAGGTGGAGCGCGCGGGCATCATCCGCTCCGGGGCGAAGATGATCTCCGCGGTGTCCGAGGCCAGCGTGCCGCGCATCTGCGTGGTGGTGCGCAAGGCATACGGCGCGGGGCTCTACGCCATGTCCGGCCCGGGGTTCGCTCCCAGTGCCACCCTGGCGCTGCCCCAGGCGATGATCGCCGTCATGGGCCCGGAGGCGGCCGTCAACGCCGTGTACTTCAACAAGATCCAGGAGAAGCCCGAGGCCGAGCGCGCCGCCTACGTGCAGCAGCTCCGGGACGAGTACCGGGCGGACGTGGACATCGCCAAGCTGGCCAGCGAGCTGGTGGTGGACGAGGTGATTCCCGGCGAGCGCCTGCGCCAGGAGCTGGACCGGCGCTTCGAGCTGTACGCCCGGAGCAACGCACCGCGGCAGGAAAAGAAGCACGGCGTCCACCCGGTCTGA
- a CDS encoding response regulator — protein sequence MADPIPATSRGKMLILVVEKDPHVRELEAHFLAQAGYSVEFVTDGLSALEQAQHLRPDIIITEILVPKLDGLALCRQLKAAAQTRHISILIFSILAASGRAKEAGADAFLMKPLAEHRLITTVRGLLEHRSRSLAETP from the coding sequence ATGGCCGATCCGATTCCAGCCACGTCCCGTGGGAAGATGCTCATTCTCGTGGTGGAGAAGGATCCACACGTGCGCGAGCTGGAGGCGCACTTCCTCGCACAGGCCGGTTATTCCGTTGAGTTCGTGACCGATGGCCTGTCCGCGCTGGAGCAGGCCCAACACCTGCGGCCTGACATCATCATCACCGAGATTCTTGTCCCCAAGCTGGATGGGCTGGCGCTCTGCCGGCAGCTGAAGGCCGCCGCCCAGACACGCCACATCTCCATCCTCATCTTCAGCATCCTGGCGGCCAGTGGCCGCGCCAAGGAGGCCGGCGCGGATGCCTTCCTCATGAAGCCCCTGGCTGAACACCGGTTGATCACGACCGTCAGGGGCCTGCTGGAGCACCGTTCCCGTTCTCTCGCCGAGACTCCATGA
- a CDS encoding epoxide hydrolase family protein, translated as MSKTLTEKVGQALGLGDAHPITPFQASIPQSALTDLKQRLDLTRWPEPETVEDWSQGVPLKKLQALVEYWRTGYDWRRAEARLNSFPNYRTPIDGLDIHFIHVRSQHENALPLLLTHGWPGSVFEFFKSIPLLTDPTAHGGQAEDAFHVIIPSLPGYGFSGKPSKTGWNMARTAKAWAELMHRLGYTHWVAQGGDWGAGVSTALAHLKPQGLAGIHLNMPFAVPEKLPLENPTAEEKRAMAQLHAFDTDGSGYFRQQTTRPQTVGYALADSPAGQAAWIYEKFQMWTDNSGEPESVLSQDEMLDNITLYWLTDTAASSARMYWENAGATFSGGKLDLPVGASIFPKEIFRLPKRWAEQSYSKLIYWNETEKGGHFAAFEQPGIFVRELRACFRQLRP; from the coding sequence ATGTCGAAGACGCTCACAGAGAAGGTTGGACAGGCCCTGGGCCTGGGCGATGCGCACCCTATCACCCCCTTCCAGGCCTCCATCCCCCAGAGCGCCCTGACGGATCTGAAGCAGCGCCTGGACCTGACGCGCTGGCCCGAGCCCGAGACCGTCGAGGACTGGTCCCAGGGCGTGCCCCTGAAGAAGCTCCAGGCGCTCGTCGAGTACTGGCGCACCGGCTACGACTGGCGCCGCGCCGAGGCCCGGCTCAACAGCTTTCCGAACTACCGCACCCCCATCGACGGGCTCGACATCCACTTCATCCACGTGCGCTCCCAGCACGAGAACGCCCTGCCCCTCCTGCTCACCCACGGCTGGCCCGGCTCGGTCTTCGAGTTCTTCAAGTCCATTCCCCTGCTCACGGACCCCACCGCCCATGGCGGCCAGGCGGAGGACGCCTTCCACGTCATCATCCCGTCCCTCCCGGGCTACGGCTTCTCGGGCAAGCCCTCGAAGACCGGCTGGAACATGGCGCGCACCGCCAAGGCCTGGGCGGAGCTGATGCACCGGCTGGGCTACACACACTGGGTCGCCCAGGGCGGCGACTGGGGCGCGGGCGTCAGCACGGCGCTCGCCCACCTCAAGCCCCAGGGGCTGGCCGGCATCCACCTGAACATGCCGTTCGCCGTGCCGGAGAAGCTTCCCCTCGAGAACCCCACCGCCGAGGAGAAGCGGGCCATGGCGCAGCTCCACGCCTTCGACACCGATGGGTCCGGCTACTTCCGCCAGCAGACCACGCGCCCCCAGACGGTGGGCTATGCCCTGGCGGACTCTCCGGCCGGCCAGGCCGCGTGGATCTACGAGAAGTTCCAGATGTGGACCGACAACTCCGGCGAGCCCGAGTCCGTCCTCAGCCAGGACGAGATGCTCGACAACATCACGCTCTACTGGCTCACGGACACGGCGGCCTCCTCCGCGCGCATGTACTGGGAGAACGCCGGCGCCACCTTCTCGGGCGGCAAGCTCGATCTCCCCGTGGGCGCCAGCATCTTCCCGAAGGAGATCTTCCGCCTGCCCAAGCGCTGGGCCGAGCAGAGTTACTCGAAGCTCATCTACTGGAATGAGACCGAAAAGGGCGGCCACTTCGCCGCGTTCGAGCAGCCTGGGATCTTCGTCCGCGAGCTCCGCGCCTGCTTCCGCCAGCTCCGTCCGTAA
- a CDS encoding ATPase domain-containing protein: MTATYKPAPEHIPPSREGLPRIPTGTPQLDAILGGGFPAHSINILMGEPGSGKTILAERLIFANAQSSQRPILYLTTLSEPLEKVVRYLQQFEFYDEEKLTSGSIVYDSLAQELEEHGITAVVPKLKEIIKTLSPSIIVIDSFKAIHDLSTSVPDMRRMLYEVAGLLTAYDTTAFLVGEYSEAQLSTYPEFAVADGMVELARRKHGTRDERYLRVLKLRGSNYLEGLHAFRITASGLEVFPRLTSPEVPLAYSLQEERLSTGVVGLDTMLQGGIRAGSSTLIQGRTGSGKTTLALQFILEGLQRGEPSLYVNFQENPTQLARVIQGFGFDVAEAQRKGLHLLYHSPVELQIDSILVTLFRTIAEKKIQRVAVDSVGDLISAASDIPRLFGYLYALVQHFSVMRVASVLTMETTGMAPHPLEGQISALSDAILHLQIERLGNRSMRTLQVLKARGTDHDLNVRELRITSKGVEVM; this comes from the coding sequence ATGACCGCGACGTACAAGCCAGCTCCCGAGCACATCCCCCCTTCCCGGGAAGGGCTGCCGCGCATCCCCACGGGGACCCCTCAACTGGACGCCATTCTGGGTGGAGGCTTTCCCGCCCATTCCATCAACATCCTCATGGGCGAGCCGGGCAGCGGGAAGACCATCCTCGCCGAGCGGCTCATCTTCGCCAACGCCCAGTCCAGCCAGCGCCCCATCCTCTACCTCACCACCCTCTCCGAGCCCCTGGAGAAGGTGGTGCGCTACCTCCAGCAGTTCGAGTTCTACGACGAGGAGAAGCTCACCTCGGGCAGCATCGTCTATGACTCCCTCGCCCAGGAGCTGGAGGAACACGGCATCACCGCCGTGGTGCCCAAGCTGAAGGAGATCATCAAGACCCTCTCGCCCAGCATCATCGTCATCGACTCCTTCAAGGCCATCCATGATCTCAGCACCTCGGTGCCGGACATGCGCCGGATGCTGTACGAAGTGGCGGGCCTGCTCACGGCCTACGACACGACGGCGTTCCTCGTGGGGGAGTACAGCGAGGCACAGCTCTCCACCTACCCGGAGTTCGCGGTGGCCGACGGCATGGTGGAGCTGGCCCGCAGGAAGCACGGCACCCGGGATGAGCGGTACCTGCGCGTCCTCAAGCTCCGGGGCAGCAACTACCTGGAGGGATTGCACGCCTTCCGCATCACCGCGAGCGGGCTGGAGGTCTTCCCCCGGCTGACGAGTCCGGAGGTTCCCCTCGCCTACTCCCTCCAGGAAGAGCGCCTGTCCACGGGGGTGGTGGGACTGGACACGATGCTGCAGGGGGGCATCCGGGCGGGCAGCTCGACCCTGATTCAAGGCCGGACGGGCTCGGGCAAGACGACGCTGGCGCTCCAGTTCATCCTGGAGGGCCTCCAGAGGGGAGAGCCCAGCCTCTACGTCAACTTCCAGGAGAACCCCACCCAGCTGGCGCGGGTCATCCAGGGCTTCGGGTTCGATGTGGCCGAGGCCCAGCGCAAGGGGCTGCACCTGCTCTATCACTCCCCGGTGGAGCTGCAGATCGACAGCATCCTCGTGACGCTGTTCCGCACCATCGCGGAGAAGAAGATCCAGCGCGTCGCCGTGGACTCCGTCGGAGACCTCATCAGCGCGGCGAGCGACATTCCGCGCCTCTTCGGATACCTCTACGCCCTGGTCCAGCACTTCTCGGTGATGCGGGTGGCGAGCGTCCTGACGATGGAGACCACCGGCATGGCGCCCCACCCCCTGGAGGGACAGATCAGCGCCCTGTCCGACGCCATCCTGCACTTGCAGATAGAGCGGCTCGGCAACCGCTCCATGAGGACCCTGCAGGTGCTCAAGGCGCGCGGCACGGACCATGACCTGAACGTGCGGGAGCTGCGCATCACGTCCAAGGGCGTCGAGGTGATGTGA
- a CDS encoding acyl-CoA dehydrogenase family protein — protein MDFELPESHRALRASLKDFCERQVKAPSREWDKNETFPMEVVRELGQLGVLGMLVAEEYGGAAMDSLAVAVAVEEIARYDGSLALTVASHNGLGTSHIRVFGNEAQKRKYLPKLATGEWLGAWGLTEPGSGSDASGLKATAVRHGDTWVLNGAKMFITQGTVGDVFVVLALTSPEKRQKGITAFILEKGLKGFSQRPIHGKLGMRSSDTAELILEGVEVPDSARLGEVDRGFIDTLKILDKGRITIGALAVGLGRGALEESLRYARERTAFGQPIAEFQGLRWMFADMKTELDAARLLVHRAAVMADQGQPYTQAASMAKLFASEAATRACNKAVQIHGGYGYTREFPVERYLRDAKLCEIGEGTSEVQRSVIARELFKG, from the coding sequence ATGGACTTCGAACTTCCTGAAAGCCACCGCGCCCTCCGGGCTTCCCTCAAGGACTTCTGCGAGCGCCAGGTGAAGGCTCCGTCCCGCGAGTGGGACAAGAACGAGACGTTCCCCATGGAGGTGGTCCGGGAGCTGGGCCAGCTCGGCGTCCTGGGCATGCTGGTCGCCGAGGAGTACGGCGGGGCCGCGATGGACAGCCTGGCCGTGGCGGTCGCCGTCGAGGAGATCGCCCGCTACGACGGCTCGCTGGCGCTCACGGTGGCCTCGCACAACGGCCTGGGGACAAGCCACATCCGCGTCTTCGGCAACGAGGCGCAGAAGCGCAAGTACCTGCCCAAGCTGGCCACCGGCGAGTGGCTGGGCGCCTGGGGTCTGACCGAGCCGGGCTCCGGCTCGGACGCCTCGGGCCTGAAGGCCACCGCGGTGCGCCACGGGGACACGTGGGTGCTCAACGGCGCCAAGATGTTCATCACCCAGGGCACCGTGGGCGATGTCTTCGTGGTGCTGGCGCTCACCAGCCCCGAGAAGCGCCAGAAGGGCATCACCGCCTTCATCCTGGAGAAGGGGCTGAAGGGCTTCAGCCAGCGCCCCATCCACGGCAAGCTGGGCATGCGCTCCTCGGACACGGCGGAGCTCATCCTGGAGGGCGTGGAGGTGCCCGACTCGGCCCGGTTGGGCGAGGTGGACCGGGGCTTCATCGACACGCTGAAGATTCTCGACAAGGGCCGCATCACCATCGGCGCGCTGGCGGTGGGGCTGGGCCGGGGCGCGCTGGAGGAATCCCTGCGCTATGCCCGCGAGCGGACCGCCTTTGGCCAGCCCATCGCCGAGTTCCAGGGGCTGCGCTGGATGTTCGCGGACATGAAGACGGAGCTGGACGCGGCGCGGCTGCTCGTGCACCGCGCGGCCGTCATGGCCGACCAGGGCCAGCCGTACACCCAGGCGGCCTCCATGGCCAAGCTGTTCGCCTCCGAGGCGGCCACGCGCGCCTGCAACAAGGCGGTGCAGATCCACGGCGGCTACGGCTACACCCGCGAGTTCCCCGTCGAGCGCTACCTCCGCGACGCGAAGTTGTGCGAGATTGGCGAAGGGACCAGTGAGGTCCAGCGCAGCGTTATCGCCCGCGAGCTCTTCAAGGGTTAA
- the rnc gene encoding ribonuclease III: protein MDKQSLQERVQSLELRLGVPFGRKELGLAALTHKSYFNEHRDAGLQDNERLEFLGDAVVDLAISHRLMERFPLAAEGELSKLRALIVNEEGLARIARRLGLGAMLLLGRGEEMTGGREKNSLLADALEAVIGAVFLGGGMEPVMTLVDQHFAEALDGVAQGRSGLDYKTKLQEDAQVRLKVPPRYRVVAEVGPDHEKTFEVEVSIGSELYARATGRNKKEAEQAAARATLDMLRKDDPK, encoded by the coding sequence GTGGACAAGCAGAGCCTCCAAGAGCGCGTCCAGTCGCTGGAGCTCCGGCTCGGGGTGCCGTTTGGCCGCAAGGAGCTGGGGCTCGCGGCGCTCACCCACAAGAGCTACTTCAACGAGCACCGGGACGCGGGGCTCCAGGACAACGAGCGGCTGGAGTTCCTGGGGGACGCGGTGGTGGACCTGGCCATCAGCCACCGGTTGATGGAGCGCTTCCCCCTGGCGGCCGAAGGCGAGCTGTCCAAGCTGCGCGCCCTCATCGTCAACGAGGAGGGGCTGGCGCGCATCGCCCGGCGGCTGGGCCTGGGGGCCATGCTCCTGCTGGGCCGGGGCGAGGAGATGACCGGGGGGCGGGAGAAGAACTCCCTGCTCGCCGACGCACTGGAGGCCGTGATTGGCGCGGTGTTCCTGGGCGGGGGCATGGAGCCCGTCATGACGCTGGTGGACCAGCACTTCGCCGAGGCCCTGGACGGGGTGGCCCAGGGGCGCAGCGGCCTGGATTACAAGACGAAGCTCCAGGAGGACGCGCAGGTGCGGCTGAAGGTGCCCCCGCGCTACCGGGTGGTGGCCGAGGTGGGGCCGGACCACGAGAAGACCTTCGAGGTGGAGGTCTCCATCGGCTCGGAGCTGTACGCGCGCGCCACTGGCCGCAACAAGAAGGAGGCCGAGCAGGCAGCCGCCCGGGCCACCCTGGACATGCTTCGCAAGGACGACCCCAAGTGA
- a CDS encoding Hsp20/alpha crystallin family protein, producing the protein MADLSVRRGSGSNVQRTREWDPFQQMQELMNWDPFEQLASHPWFAGRQGPAPFVPAFEVKETQDAYVFKADLPGVDEKDIEVTLTGDRLSVSGKREREKREEGERFYAYERSFGAFSRAFTLPEGVNGDNVQAQLKNGVLTLTLPKRPEVQPKRIQVATSTVEPKDSIKS; encoded by the coding sequence ATGGCCGATCTGTCTGTTCGTCGTGGAAGTGGAAGCAACGTGCAGCGCACCCGTGAGTGGGATCCCTTTCAGCAGATGCAAGAGCTGATGAACTGGGATCCGTTCGAACAACTGGCGAGCCACCCCTGGTTCGCCGGCCGTCAGGGCCCGGCGCCGTTCGTCCCGGCGTTCGAGGTGAAGGAGACCCAGGATGCGTACGTCTTCAAGGCGGACCTTCCGGGTGTGGACGAGAAGGACATCGAGGTGACGCTCACGGGAGACCGCCTCTCGGTGAGTGGCAAGCGCGAGCGCGAGAAGCGCGAGGAGGGCGAGCGGTTCTATGCCTATGAGCGCAGCTTCGGCGCGTTCAGCCGCGCGTTCACGCTCCCCGAGGGCGTCAATGGGGACAATGTCCAGGCCCAGCTGAAGAATGGGGTCCTGACGCTCACCCTGCCCAAGCGCCCCGAGGTGCAGCCCAAGCGCATCCAGGTGGCCACCAGCACCGTGGAGCCGAAGGACAGCATCAAGTCCTAG
- a CDS encoding YtxH domain-containing protein yields MFTTKKAKLVAKSGLYRKWLAQKLINDVPRVAKNKWDDFDPDDLLHMVGLTTYKPASTGIGGLGAFVIGAALGSVVALLLAPTPGVDLRTTVKDKAIGYLNKQNINLGQEKTAHA; encoded by the coding sequence ATGTTCACGACGAAGAAGGCCAAGCTGGTGGCGAAGAGCGGGCTGTACCGCAAGTGGCTGGCGCAGAAGCTGATCAACGACGTGCCGCGTGTCGCCAAGAACAAGTGGGACGACTTCGATCCGGATGACCTGCTGCACATGGTGGGGCTCACCACCTACAAGCCCGCCTCGACGGGCATCGGTGGCCTGGGCGCGTTCGTGATTGGCGCGGCGCTGGGCAGCGTGGTGGCGCTCCTGCTGGCCCCCACCCCGGGCGTGGACCTGCGCACCACGGTCAAGGACAAGGCCATCGGCTACCTGAACAAGCAAAACATCAACCTGGGCCAGGAGAAGACCGCCCACGCGTAG
- the meaB gene encoding methylmalonyl Co-A mutase-associated GTPase MeaB: MATATQLSQRVLAGDIRAASRLMRNIDDGVQSATADLQALFPRTGRAYIIGITGSPGAGKSTLTDRLIARYRKQGKRVGVLAVDPTSPFTGGAILGDRIRMQEHATDPGVFIRSLATRGNLGGLSRATGDCIRVMDAMGQDIVLVETVGVGQDEIDIAQMAHTTIVVAVPGMGDDVQAIKAGILEVADVFAVNKADLDGADRMVRELRMMLELRHAVKAPAMDHDAHHRMVLAKAQGHHVEEPPSAREWEPPILKVVAARNQGIDELVDAVEQHRLFLDETGLRRDRERARAAMQFVALLRERLLRGALGRLERERGRLDEVASRIAERQADPYALAEELASQLSE, translated from the coding sequence TTGGCTACGGCGACTCAACTGTCCCAGAGGGTGCTCGCGGGGGATATCCGCGCCGCGTCGCGCCTGATGCGCAACATCGATGATGGCGTGCAGAGCGCCACGGCGGATCTGCAGGCCCTGTTTCCCCGGACGGGCCGCGCCTACATCATCGGAATCACCGGCTCGCCGGGGGCGGGCAAGTCCACGCTGACCGACCGGCTCATCGCCCGCTACCGCAAGCAGGGCAAGCGCGTGGGCGTGCTCGCGGTGGACCCGACGAGCCCCTTCACCGGCGGCGCCATCCTCGGCGACCGCATCCGCATGCAGGAGCACGCCACGGACCCGGGGGTCTTCATCCGCTCCCTGGCCACGCGCGGCAACCTGGGCGGCCTGTCGCGCGCCACCGGCGACTGCATCCGCGTGATGGACGCCATGGGCCAGGACATCGTCCTGGTGGAGACGGTGGGGGTGGGGCAGGACGAGATCGACATCGCCCAGATGGCGCACACCACCATCGTGGTGGCGGTGCCGGGCATGGGCGATGACGTGCAGGCCATCAAGGCGGGCATCCTCGAGGTGGCGGACGTGTTCGCGGTGAACAAGGCGGACCTGGACGGCGCCGACCGCATGGTGCGCGAGCTGCGGATGATGCTGGAGCTGCGCCACGCGGTGAAGGCGCCCGCCATGGACCACGACGCGCACCACCGGATGGTGCTCGCCAAGGCGCAGGGGCACCACGTGGAGGAGCCCCCGTCCGCGCGCGAGTGGGAGCCGCCCATCCTCAAGGTGGTGGCCGCGCGCAACCAGGGCATCGACGAGCTGGTGGACGCGGTGGAGCAGCACCGCCTCTTCCTGGACGAGACGGGCCTGCGCCGGGACCGGGAGCGGGCCCGGGCCGCCATGCAGTTCGTCGCCCTGCTGCGCGAGCGGCTGTTGCGCGGCGCGCTGGGGCGGCTGGAGCGGGAGCGGGGCCGCCTGGACGAGGTGGCCAGCCGCATCGCCGAGCGGCAGGCGGACCCCTACGCGCTCGCCGAGGAACTGGCGAGCCAGCTGTCGGAGTAG